In Nostoc sp. UHCC 0926, a single genomic region encodes these proteins:
- a CDS encoding serine hydrolase, with translation MSESSDELTAFSRRQPLNGRQRPQKVQKVVQKKVKVKSQKQQGATGKEAAQTRPKDQSSPPPIPTATRRVKSGLVMPAAVKPIPSVKGKIPPFRPGAVMVKTVQMEKPKRGRRSSRKTRLKPMAKTMLYVVRLLIVGVGMGAIVGTVLSVLDPANRISTNSAPQSNSNVAREQPQATQTPPAPGSSLYLSQEITPLKNAVQNLAATNPNLTPGVFLVDLDTGNYVDVNGSTSFPAASTIKLPILLAFFQDVDAGKIRLDEMLTMQQDMIAGGSGNLQYKPAGTQYAALEVATKMITISDNTATNMLIARLGGMEALNQRFRNWGLTNTIIRNQLPDLEGTNTTSPRELGNLMAILSQGNLVSMPSRDIMLDILRRTQKDTLLPSGLGTGARIYHKTGDIGTMLADTGLVALPTGKRYIAAVMVQRPNNDPRAEKLISSISSAAYQEFSQNAVTPNSTTSTIPANAYQPSVVSPALPNGTTGIVPMSVYQPPVVSPVPNSMGGTVPANGYQSPVMNPQYYPQR, from the coding sequence GTGTCAGAGTCAAGTGACGAATTAACAGCTTTCTCGCGGCGTCAACCCTTAAATGGCCGCCAGCGTCCACAAAAGGTTCAAAAAGTGGTACAGAAGAAAGTGAAAGTTAAGAGCCAGAAGCAGCAAGGTGCCACTGGCAAAGAAGCGGCGCAAACACGCCCAAAAGATCAGAGCAGTCCTCCCCCAATCCCTACTGCTACACGTAGGGTAAAATCGGGGTTAGTCATGCCAGCAGCAGTAAAACCAATACCTAGTGTGAAGGGGAAAATTCCTCCCTTTCGACCAGGTGCTGTGATGGTCAAAACAGTGCAGATGGAAAAGCCAAAAAGAGGCCGGCGCTCATCACGGAAGACGCGATTAAAGCCAATGGCCAAAACCATGTTGTATGTTGTGCGGTTGTTAATTGTAGGTGTGGGTATGGGTGCAATTGTTGGCACAGTGTTGTCAGTATTAGACCCGGCTAATCGCATCAGCACAAATTCGGCGCCGCAATCTAATAGTAATGTGGCGCGGGAGCAGCCACAAGCTACCCAAACTCCCCCAGCCCCAGGTTCGAGCCTATACCTATCCCAAGAAATTACCCCTTTGAAAAATGCCGTGCAAAATTTGGCGGCGACCAACCCAAATCTTACACCTGGAGTTTTCTTGGTAGATTTGGATACTGGTAATTATGTAGACGTCAATGGCTCCACCAGTTTTCCAGCAGCTAGCACAATTAAACTGCCGATTTTGCTTGCCTTTTTCCAGGATGTGGACGCGGGAAAAATTCGCCTGGATGAAATGCTGACCATGCAACAGGATATGATAGCTGGCGGTTCTGGAAATCTGCAATACAAACCAGCCGGAACCCAGTACGCCGCTCTGGAAGTCGCCACTAAAATGATTACAATCAGCGACAACACAGCGACAAATATGCTGATTGCCCGACTGGGAGGAATGGAAGCTTTAAACCAGCGTTTCCGGAACTGGGGATTGACAAACACAATAATTCGTAATCAACTCCCAGATTTAGAAGGGACAAACACCACTAGTCCGAGGGAATTGGGGAATTTGATGGCGATTTTGAGTCAGGGAAATTTAGTGAGTATGCCATCACGCGATATCATGCTCGATATATTGCGTCGCACTCAGAAAGACACTCTGCTGCCATCGGGTTTGGGAACAGGCGCGAGAATATACCACAAAACAGGCGATATTGGCACAATGTTAGCAGATACAGGTTTAGTTGCTTTGCCAACCGGCAAGCGCTACATAGCTGCTGTGATGGTACAACGCCCTAATAACGACCCTCGTGCCGAAAAACTGATTAGCTCAATTTCTAGTGCTGCCTACCAAGAGTTTAGCCAAAATGCTGTTACACCCAATAGTACCACAAGCACTATACCCGCAAATGCTTATCAGCCCTCTGTTGTGAGTCCGGCTTTACCCAACGGTACGACAGGCATTGTACCCATGAGTGTTTATCAGCCTCCTGTTGTGAGTCCTGTACCCAACAGCATGGGAGGTACTGTGCCGGCAAATGGTTATCAATCTCCAGTTATGAATCCGCAGTATTATCCCCAAAGATAA
- a CDS encoding DNA-methyltransferase, which produces MNQWAFEYKVENIGKSVILHADCFEWLSRIPENSIHAVVTDPPYGVKEYDFDQLLKRANGNGGIWRIPPSFDGHQRAPLPRFTALTTKERLALKNFFVEWAKLVVNVLRPGGHVFIASNAFLSQLVFSALVEGGLEFRGELIRLVRTLRGGDRPKNAEDEFPNVSSMLRGCYEPWGILRKPIPVGMKLSECLREFQTGGLRRNRDGTPLGDVIASERTPQKERAIANHPSLKPQSFLRQIVYAALPLGEGIIADTFMGSGSTVAAAEAVGVCCIGVERNLDYYEMSCTAIPNLITLETPSKNITDLQLTLW; this is translated from the coding sequence ATGAATCAATGGGCTTTTGAATACAAAGTAGAAAATATAGGTAAATCTGTTATTTTGCACGCAGATTGTTTCGAGTGGCTAAGTCGAATCCCAGAAAACAGCATTCATGCAGTAGTTACAGATCCACCTTACGGTGTGAAAGAATATGATTTTGACCAGTTGCTAAAAAGAGCAAATGGAAACGGAGGTATTTGGAGAATACCACCATCATTTGATGGACATCAACGCGCACCTTTGCCACGATTTACAGCACTTACTACCAAAGAACGTCTAGCTTTAAAAAATTTCTTTGTAGAGTGGGCAAAACTAGTAGTAAATGTACTTCGCCCTGGTGGTCATGTTTTTATAGCAAGTAATGCATTTCTTTCCCAGTTAGTTTTCTCTGCTTTAGTTGAGGGCGGTTTGGAGTTTCGCGGAGAATTGATTCGCCTGGTGAGAACACTTCGTGGTGGCGATCGCCCCAAAAATGCCGAAGATGAATTTCCTAATGTGTCTTCCATGCTCAGGGGATGTTATGAGCCGTGGGGTATTTTACGAAAGCCGATACCAGTAGGGATGAAACTTAGCGAATGTCTGCGAGAATTTCAAACTGGAGGGTTAAGACGCAACAGAGATGGTACACCTTTGGGTGATGTTATTGCTAGTGAAAGGACACCTCAGAAAGAACGAGCTATTGCAAATCACCCAAGTCTTAAACCACAGTCTTTTTTACGTCAGATCGTTTATGCTGCATTACCTTTAGGTGAAGGTATAATTGCTGATACTTTTATGGGTTCTGGTTCGACAGTTGCAGCGGCGGAAGCTGTTGGTGTTTGCTGCATTGGTGTTGAGCGTAATTTAGATTATTATGAGATGAGTTGCACCGCTATTCCTAACTTGATAACTTTAGAAACACCTTCCAAAAATATTACAGACTTGCAACTAACACTATGGTAA
- the dprA gene encoding DNA-processing protein DprA, producing MVEEGAYWLAWTQISGIGPVLLRRLQQHFGTLATAWNATKVQLGEVEGFGFQTLEKVVQQRSRLHPEQLFTKHQQENSHFWTPADADYPRLLLETPSPPPILYYRGEVELQENLGQKPMVGIVGTRQPSEYGIRWTRQISTALAKNGFTVVSGMAEGIDTESHIAAMKAGGRTIAVLGTGVDVIYPHKNRDLYKQILTAGLVVSEYPTKTPPDRTHFPRRNRIIAGLSRAILVMEAPLKSGALITATYANEFGRDVYALPGRLDDHPSQGCLKLLSQGATFILKELDELLTMLGAIPQIDGVEASTAPEQLMPTLSPELQTIMDALASNALPFDFIIQQTGMAAGSVSGALLELELMGLVSQLPGMRYQKS from the coding sequence GTGGTAGAAGAAGGTGCATATTGGCTAGCTTGGACGCAAATTTCTGGAATTGGCCCGGTATTACTGCGACGGCTGCAACAGCATTTTGGCACGTTGGCAACAGCTTGGAACGCTACCAAGGTACAGTTAGGAGAGGTAGAGGGTTTTGGTTTTCAAACACTAGAAAAAGTAGTACAACAGCGATCGCGTTTGCACCCAGAACAACTATTCACCAAGCACCAGCAGGAAAATTCTCATTTCTGGACACCAGCAGATGCAGATTATCCCCGCTTACTGCTGGAAACTCCAAGTCCACCGCCGATTTTATACTATCGCGGTGAAGTCGAACTCCAAGAAAATCTTGGACAAAAACCGATGGTTGGAATTGTCGGAACACGCCAACCCTCAGAGTACGGCATTCGTTGGACTCGCCAAATTAGTACAGCTTTGGCTAAAAATGGCTTTACAGTTGTTTCTGGTATGGCAGAGGGAATTGACACAGAAAGCCACATCGCCGCCATGAAAGCAGGTGGACGCACGATCGCAGTTTTGGGGACTGGTGTAGATGTCATCTATCCGCATAAAAATCGGGATTTGTATAAGCAAATTTTGACGGCTGGGTTAGTCGTGAGTGAGTACCCCACGAAAACCCCACCCGATCGCACTCACTTTCCCCGCCGCAACCGAATTATTGCAGGTTTAAGCCGCGCCATCCTGGTAATGGAAGCCCCGTTAAAATCTGGTGCTTTAATAACAGCTACCTACGCAAATGAATTTGGCAGAGATGTCTATGCACTGCCTGGGAGACTGGACGATCATCCATCCCAAGGGTGTTTAAAGTTACTGAGTCAGGGAGCAACTTTCATTCTTAAGGAACTAGATGAACTGTTAACAATGCTAGGAGCAATACCACAAATTGATGGAGTCGAGGCTTCCACAGCACCAGAACAGTTAATGCCAACTTTGTCGCCAGAATTGCAAACGATAATGGATGCACTTGCTAGTAATGCTTTACCCTTCGATTTTATTATCCAACAAACCGGCATGGCTGCTGGCTCTGTTTCCGGTGCTTTGTTAGAGTTGGAACTTATGGGTTTAGTTTCGCAGCTGCCCGGAATGCGGTATCAAAAAAGTTAA
- a CDS encoding alpha/beta hydrolase translates to MLPSLAAEKIVARYGLFEQSLPVADIRKYAETQKVSGDLQSFLGYLSAKDKQKFQDALQVKMSLDIAALDKLINTGIGKQILSFASQATVFPTRSPIARRDQGSIQALRAAIILGAKSPEGLGITSFLEAYPSNQLVFDVSKISKLVTMANLSSGSADAPPKDNVSSSPLGQIALQYQILAAQGKQFSGCLFGDSISAELGNTLGNGTFNFGLNGLSTISLLEQLKSLIPTKLKCEKAIIAIGGNDAWYGISDQLFSKNLQEAIALIRTMETKEIFLIPAFYSTVAASLDPTIAAPLSRVEQINVLINQISETEKVPVAAAGLAPLYENNVLKENLTSDGDHLNAEGLKIYRQALLQILQK, encoded by the coding sequence TTGTTGCCGAGTTTGGCCGCCGAAAAGATTGTTGCCAGATACGGATTGTTTGAGCAATCGCTCCCAGTGGCAGATATACGCAAGTATGCCGAGACACAAAAGGTTTCTGGCGATTTGCAATCTTTCTTAGGTTACCTCAGCGCTAAGGATAAACAGAAGTTCCAAGATGCTCTTCAGGTGAAAATGTCTCTTGATATTGCGGCTTTAGATAAGCTGATAAATACAGGAATAGGCAAGCAAATTTTATCTTTTGCTTCCCAAGCGACTGTCTTTCCAACACGCTCCCCGATCGCCCGTCGTGATCAAGGCAGTATACAAGCCCTACGAGCTGCCATTATCTTAGGAGCAAAATCACCAGAAGGTTTAGGAATAACCAGCTTTCTAGAAGCCTATCCCAGTAATCAACTAGTCTTTGACGTGTCAAAAATTTCCAAGCTAGTCACCATGGCCAATTTATCTTCTGGTTCTGCTGATGCACCACCAAAGGACAATGTAAGTTCTTCACCCTTAGGGCAAATTGCACTGCAATATCAGATACTCGCCGCCCAAGGTAAACAGTTCTCAGGTTGCTTATTTGGTGATTCTATTTCGGCTGAACTTGGTAATACTCTTGGGAATGGTACTTTTAATTTTGGGTTAAATGGTCTGAGTACAATTTCATTACTGGAACAACTGAAAAGTTTAATTCCTACCAAGCTTAAATGCGAAAAGGCGATTATTGCCATAGGTGGAAATGATGCTTGGTATGGAATTAGTGATCAGTTATTTAGCAAAAATCTGCAAGAGGCGATCGCACTTATCCGCACAATGGAAACTAAAGAGATTTTTCTGATTCCGGCTTTTTATTCAACAGTTGCAGCAAGCTTAGATCCAACTATAGCAGCCCCACTTTCTAGAGTTGAACAAATTAATGTTCTGATTAATCAAATTTCTGAAACAGAAAAAGTGCCAGTTGCAGCAGCAGGACTAGCACCATTGTATGAAAATAATGTTCTTAAAGAGAATTTGACGAGCGATGGTGACCATCTGAATGCAGAGGGTCTAAAAATTTATCGACAAGCATTATTACAAATCCTGCAAAAGTAA
- a CDS encoding ElyC/SanA/YdcF family protein: MKSAEVLVVEGWLPDYAIEEALTEFKTGSYRLVITTGGTIEKGNYLSEYKNFAEVSAATFKKLGLESDKVVAVPTPMVIKDRSYASAAEFKRWLSNSNLQLQSINIFSLDVHTRRSWLLFKKLLTPNIKVGAIAAKTQDYDPNEWWGYSQGVRTILDEGIAYIYARFLNWKA, translated from the coding sequence ATGAAATCAGCAGAAGTACTAGTCGTTGAAGGATGGCTACCTGATTACGCAATAGAAGAAGCTTTGACTGAATTTAAAACCGGTTCTTATCGTCTAGTAATTACCACAGGAGGCACAATAGAAAAAGGAAATTATCTTAGTGAATACAAGAACTTTGCAGAAGTGTCAGCCGCCACCTTCAAGAAACTCGGTTTAGAATCAGACAAGGTGGTAGCTGTTCCGACACCTATGGTAATTAAGGATCGTAGTTATGCATCCGCTGCCGAATTTAAGCGCTGGCTATCTAATTCAAATTTACAGCTACAATCAATTAATATTTTTTCCTTAGACGTTCACACCCGTAGAAGTTGGTTGTTGTTCAAAAAACTACTTACCCCTAATATTAAAGTTGGTGCGATTGCTGCCAAAACACAAGATTATGATCCAAACGAATGGTGGGGTTATAGCCAAGGCGTGCGGACAATTCTTGATGAAGGGATCGCTTATATTTATGCGCGGTTTTTGAATTGGAAAGCCTAA
- a CDS encoding DUF2301 domain-containing membrane protein: MTTQTLSVPKVYQGQFGEFTITQSDRTGVIIYRAGLLVAALSFAIGSALVLLNNNPTVFTALTPLYACFSLALGVSLFTIHIYMASLHRMLQIFWAIGSIASVILAISSSEPLALTIYNQPVTLFGVGFIFVALTGIYFKEAFCFNRLETKVLTLTVPLLLLGHLVGILPTQGENVLLGIWATLFLVFALRKAVQAIPADIGDKSVFTYLQEQRLAKV; encoded by the coding sequence ATGACTACGCAAACACTATCTGTACCAAAAGTTTATCAAGGTCAGTTTGGGGAATTTACAATTACTCAGAGCGATCGCACTGGCGTAATTATCTATCGGGCTGGGTTATTAGTAGCCGCACTCAGCTTTGCCATAGGCAGTGCTTTAGTTTTGCTCAACAATAACCCGACTGTTTTTACCGCACTTACACCTCTATATGCTTGTTTTAGTCTCGCTCTTGGTGTAAGTTTATTTACCATTCATATTTACATGGCATCACTGCACCGAATGTTGCAAATTTTTTGGGCGATCGGTAGTATAGCATCAGTGATTTTGGCAATCTCTAGTAGTGAACCTTTGGCTCTCACTATTTACAATCAGCCTGTTACCTTATTTGGAGTTGGTTTTATCTTCGTTGCTTTGACAGGTATTTATTTTAAAGAGGCTTTTTGCTTCAATCGCCTGGAAACCAAAGTATTAACCCTAACAGTACCGCTACTGTTGTTAGGACATTTGGTAGGAATTCTACCAACTCAGGGGGAAAATGTTTTATTAGGAATTTGGGCGACGTTGTTTTTGGTATTTGCGCTGCGAAAAGCAGTGCAAGCAATTCCTGCTGATATTGGAGATAAGTCTGTATTTACTTACTTGCAAGAACAACGTTTAGCTAAGGTTTAA
- a CDS encoding AAA family ATPase, with protein sequence MREKIDVLTQNLALTIVGKTEAIRLVLVALLGGGHALLEDVPGVGKTLLAKSLARSVDGKFQRLQCTPDLLPTDITGTNIWNPKSGEFTFLPGPVFANILLTDEINRATPRTQSALLEVMEEHQVTVDGVSRAVPQPFFVIATQNPIEYQGTFPLPEAQMDRFMLSLSLGYPSEAEELQMLQNLQNGVKVTDLQPCITLAEVQELRYFCSQVKVATSLQQYILELVRATRQDEEIALGVSPRGTLALQRAAQALAFLLGRDYVIPDDVKFLVPHVLCHRLIPRGGRNARTVVERLLRSVSIP encoded by the coding sequence ATGAGAGAAAAAATTGACGTTTTAACGCAAAATCTGGCTCTTACCATCGTTGGTAAAACTGAGGCAATACGCTTGGTGCTAGTCGCTCTGCTAGGTGGTGGTCATGCCCTCCTAGAAGATGTCCCTGGCGTTGGTAAAACCCTGCTCGCTAAATCCCTAGCTCGTTCTGTGGATGGCAAGTTTCAACGGCTACAATGTACCCCTGATTTACTGCCAACTGATATCACTGGCACCAACATCTGGAACCCAAAAAGCGGTGAATTTACTTTTCTTCCTGGGCCAGTCTTTGCGAATATCCTCCTAACTGACGAAATCAACCGTGCTACACCCCGCACTCAGTCAGCTTTACTGGAAGTCATGGAAGAGCATCAGGTAACAGTCGATGGTGTCTCTCGTGCAGTTCCCCAGCCCTTCTTTGTTATTGCCACTCAAAACCCTATCGAGTATCAAGGTACTTTTCCCCTGCCAGAAGCGCAAATGGATCGGTTTATGTTGTCGCTGAGTTTGGGCTATCCTTCTGAGGCAGAAGAACTCCAGATGCTGCAAAATCTGCAAAATGGTGTAAAAGTTACTGATTTGCAGCCTTGTATTACCTTGGCAGAAGTACAGGAATTGCGTTACTTCTGCTCTCAAGTAAAAGTGGCCACCTCCTTGCAACAGTACATCCTCGAATTGGTGCGGGCAACACGCCAAGATGAGGAAATAGCCCTTGGTGTCAGTCCGCGTGGCACATTAGCATTACAACGGGCTGCCCAAGCGCTAGCTTTTCTATTAGGGCGTGATTATGTCATTCCCGACGATGTGAAATTTCTCGTCCCTCACGTTCTTTGCCATCGCCTCATCCCTAGAGGAGGACGCAACGCAAGAACTGTTGTTGAGCGATTATTGCGATCGGTTTCTATTCCTTAA
- a CDS encoding bifunctional riboflavin kinase/FAD synthetase: MLNLSKNGCSMWVASSSEGLLMPTAVALGKFDGVHLGHQRVIQPVLHAGGHLSVASSPQSKENQQLTTDNGQLTNKEYTYSTVVTFDPHPQEFFTGQPRTLLTPLDEKVQQLRSLGVEQLVLLPFDKELSALTPEEFVQRILVQQLRCQQISIGEDFCFGEKRSGTAKDLQLIAAKHNIPVTIVPLQTYTGDSPTQSNCVSTTPTQDARISTSLIRQTLEHGDIENANLLLGRPYTLIGVVVQGQQLGRTIGFPTANLELPKEKFLPHQGVYAVRVFTLSETSDATPSESLGIMNLGNRPTVNGTYSSAEVHLFDWSGDLYGKKLAVQLVKFLRPEQKFSSLEALKTQIQLDCIVAKEVLSAGAQS; encoded by the coding sequence GTGCTAAATTTGTCTAAAAATGGGTGTTCTATGTGGGTTGCTTCTTCGAGCGAAGGGCTGCTAATGCCTACTGCTGTTGCCCTTGGCAAGTTTGATGGTGTTCATCTTGGTCATCAAAGGGTAATTCAACCAGTCTTGCACGCTGGTGGTCACTTGTCAGTAGCCAGTAGTCCGCAGTCAAAGGAAAATCAACAACTAACAACTGACAACGGACAATTGACAAATAAAGAATATACCTACTCAACAGTTGTCACCTTTGACCCCCATCCACAGGAGTTTTTTACGGGGCAACCCCGGACTTTGTTAACACCACTGGATGAAAAAGTCCAACAATTGCGATCGCTTGGGGTAGAACAACTGGTACTACTACCCTTTGACAAAGAATTATCTGCCTTGACACCCGAAGAATTCGTACAAAGAATTCTCGTGCAACAACTGCGATGCCAGCAAATTAGTATAGGGGAAGATTTTTGTTTTGGCGAAAAGCGCAGTGGTACTGCCAAGGATTTGCAATTAATCGCCGCCAAGCACAATATCCCCGTTACCATTGTTCCCTTACAAACTTATACAGGTGACTCGCCCACCCAAAGCAATTGCGTCAGTACTACTCCGACTCAGGATGCCCGCATTAGCACTTCATTGATCCGCCAAACCCTTGAGCACGGCGACATCGAAAACGCAAATCTCCTACTAGGACGCCCCTACACTCTCATTGGTGTTGTCGTTCAAGGTCAACAATTAGGCAGAACCATTGGCTTTCCCACCGCCAACCTCGAACTACCAAAAGAAAAGTTCTTGCCCCACCAAGGAGTTTATGCTGTCCGCGTTTTCACTCTCAGTGAAACATCAGATGCTACTCCTAGTGAGAGCTTGGGCATAATGAATCTCGGTAACCGCCCAACTGTAAACGGTACTTATTCATCTGCAGAAGTACATTTATTCGATTGGTCTGGTGATTTATATGGTAAAAAACTGGCTGTGCAGCTAGTTAAATTTTTGCGCCCTGAACAAAAATTTTCTTCTCTAGAAGCTCTGAAAACACAAATTCAACTTGACTGTATTGTCGCTAAAGAAGTTTTGAGTGCTGGAGCGCAAAGTTAA
- a CDS encoding MBL fold metallo-hydrolase encodes MSRIENQFTVQFWGVRGSIPSPGPHTVRYGGNTPCISMQAGDKRLIFDAGTGLHVLGQSLLRQMPLEAHIFFTHSHWDHMQGFPFFTPGFVKGNDFHIYGAIAPDGSTIEQRLNDQMLHPNFPVPLQIMQANLNFYDIRPGQPIHIDDVTVETAPLNHPGEAVGYRVNWHGGAAAYITDTEHFPDRLDDNVLWLARNADILIYDSTYTDEEYHSPKTPKIGWGHSTWQEAVKVAQAANVKTLAIYHHDPAHNDDFLDHVGKQASAEFPGAIMAREGIVLQVPTSVSLSESFPVSKFSI; translated from the coding sequence ATGTCTAGGATAGAGAATCAATTTACCGTACAATTTTGGGGCGTTCGCGGCAGCATCCCCAGCCCAGGGCCACACACCGTTCGTTACGGCGGTAATACCCCTTGCATATCAATGCAAGCGGGCGATAAACGCTTAATTTTCGATGCTGGCACGGGACTACATGTTTTGGGGCAATCTTTATTGCGTCAAATGCCGTTAGAAGCTCATATATTTTTTACCCACTCTCACTGGGATCACATGCAGGGTTTTCCCTTCTTTACCCCAGGATTTGTAAAGGGGAATGACTTTCATATCTACGGCGCGATCGCTCCTGATGGCTCTACCATAGAACAGCGCCTCAATGACCAGATGTTGCACCCGAACTTTCCTGTACCCTTGCAGATTATGCAAGCCAATTTAAATTTTTACGACATTCGACCGGGGCAACCAATACACATCGATGACGTTACTGTAGAAACAGCACCTTTAAACCACCCAGGTGAAGCCGTAGGATACCGCGTCAACTGGCATGGTGGTGCTGCTGCTTATATTACCGATACCGAACATTTTCCCGACCGACTCGATGACAATGTGCTGTGGCTAGCTCGTAATGCTGACATTCTGATTTACGATTCCACCTATACAGACGAAGAATACCATAGCCCAAAAACCCCAAAAATTGGCTGGGGACATTCTACCTGGCAAGAAGCAGTGAAAGTGGCACAAGCTGCTAACGTCAAAACTCTGGCGATTTACCACCACGACCCCGCGCACAATGACGACTTTTTAGATCATGTAGGGAAACAAGCATCTGCGGAATTTCCTGGGGCTATCATGGCACGGGAAGGAATCGTACTCCAGGTTCCCACCTCAGTTTCTTTATCAGAATCTTTTCCTGTTAGTAAGTTTTCTATCTAA
- the surE gene encoding 5'/3'-nucleotidase SurE, whose protein sequence is MKLLISNDDGISALGIRTLANYLAEAGHDVSVVCPDRERSATGHGLTLHQPIRAEIVEEIFHPAVKAWACDGTPSDCVKLALWALLDTPPDLVLSGINQGANLGTEILYSGTVSAAMEGLIEGIPSVALSLISHTSKDFQPAAKFAKILVDQLAQKPLPELMLLNVNIPAVKWEEIAGVTLTRQGVRRYIDVFDKRVDPRGKTYYWLTGEVIEEVEPPTGLNLPQNVPTDVYVVRKNYISITPLQYNLTYVTGLDKLSELEFKFS, encoded by the coding sequence ATGAAATTACTAATTAGCAACGATGACGGCATTTCTGCCTTAGGTATTCGTACCCTAGCCAACTACTTGGCAGAGGCAGGTCATGATGTTAGTGTAGTTTGCCCAGATCGAGAGCGATCGGCAACTGGACATGGATTAACTCTACACCAGCCAATTCGCGCCGAAATTGTTGAAGAGATTTTTCATCCCGCTGTCAAAGCTTGGGCTTGTGATGGTACACCTTCAGATTGCGTCAAATTGGCGCTGTGGGCTTTGCTAGATACTCCCCCTGATTTGGTTCTCTCTGGCATTAATCAAGGTGCGAATTTGGGAACTGAAATCTTGTATTCCGGCACTGTTTCGGCGGCAATGGAAGGTCTAATTGAAGGCATTCCCAGTGTAGCCCTAAGTCTTATTAGTCACACATCTAAAGACTTTCAACCTGCTGCTAAGTTTGCCAAAATTCTCGTAGACCAGTTAGCCCAAAAACCGCTGCCAGAGTTGATGCTGCTCAACGTCAATATTCCTGCTGTTAAGTGGGAAGAAATTGCCGGAGTTACTCTTACCCGTCAAGGAGTGCGGCGTTACATTGATGTGTTTGATAAACGAGTTGATCCTCGTGGAAAAACGTACTACTGGTTAACCGGAGAGGTAATTGAGGAAGTAGAACCTCCAACCGGATTAAATCTGCCTCAAAATGTACCTACAGACGTGTACGTTGTACGTAAAAACTATATCAGTATTACCCCGTTACAATATAATCTTACCTACGTAACTGGACTAGATAAATTGTCTGAGTTGGAATTCAAGTTTTCGTGA
- the pheS gene encoding phenylalanine--tRNA ligase subunit alpha, with protein sequence MTSNLEAQLLALRQEGEKAIAAADTLERLEELRVNYLGKKGELGALLRSMGQMSAEDRPKIGAIANTVKESLQTSLDQQRAALEAAQIQVQLEAETLDVTMPGIYSPQGRIHPLNGIIDRALDIFVGMGYTVAQGPEMETDYYNFEALNTPPDHPARDMQDTFYLPDGNLLRTHTSSVQIRYMEREEPPIRVVAPGRVYRRDNVDATHSAVFHQIELLAIDEGLTFTDLKGTIKVFLQAIFGELPIRFRASYFPFTEPSAEVDLQWNGRWLEVMGCGMVDPNVLKSVGYDPEIYTGFAAGFGVERFAMVLHQIDDIRRLYASDLRFLQQF encoded by the coding sequence ATGACTAGCAATTTAGAAGCTCAACTTTTAGCACTGCGGCAAGAAGGAGAAAAAGCGATCGCAGCCGCCGATACCCTAGAACGTCTGGAGGAACTCAGAGTTAACTATCTGGGTAAGAAAGGGGAACTGGGGGCACTGTTGCGAAGTATGGGGCAGATGAGCGCAGAGGATCGACCAAAAATTGGAGCGATCGCCAATACAGTCAAAGAATCCCTGCAAACTAGTCTAGACCAGCAACGCGCCGCCCTGGAAGCCGCGCAAATTCAGGTACAGCTAGAGGCGGAAACTCTGGATGTAACTATGCCGGGAATTTACAGCCCCCAAGGTCGCATTCATCCCCTCAATGGTATTATCGACCGGGCGCTGGATATCTTTGTCGGTATGGGCTACACCGTGGCTCAAGGGCCAGAGATGGAAACAGATTACTACAATTTCGAGGCTCTGAATACCCCGCCTGACCACCCCGCCCGTGATATGCAGGATACCTTCTACCTACCAGATGGTAATTTATTACGGACTCATACCTCATCAGTACAAATTCGTTACATGGAAAGAGAGGAACCACCGATTCGGGTTGTTGCTCCAGGGCGAGTTTATCGACGAGATAATGTAGACGCGACTCACTCGGCGGTTTTCCATCAAATAGAACTTTTAGCCATTGACGAGGGACTCACTTTTACAGACCTCAAAGGCACAATTAAGGTATTTTTACAAGCAATATTTGGTGAGTTACCAATTCGCTTCCGCGCTAGTTATTTTCCGTTTACCGAACCCTCGGCGGAGGTGGATTTGCAGTGGAATGGGCGCTGGCTAGAGGTGATGGGCTGCGGTATGGTCGATCCAAATGTACTTAAGTCTGTGGGTTATGACCCAGAAATTTATACTGGGTTTGCTGCCGGTTTTGGTGTAGAACGCTTTGCAATGGTGTTACATCAAATCGATGATATTCGTCGCTTGTATGCTAGTGATTTGCGGTTTTTGCAGCAATTTTAG